One genomic region from Drosophila subpulchrella strain 33 F10 #4 breed RU33 chromosome 2R, RU_Dsub_v1.1 Primary Assembly, whole genome shotgun sequence encodes:
- the LOC119549437 gene encoding heat shock 70 kDa protein cognate 5: MLRVPKFLPRLARQAGVVPSNISGASSMFRNLPGASNGLSSQLRYKSGEVKGAVIGIDLGTTNSCLAVMEGKQAKVIENAEGARTTPSHVAFTKDGERLVGMPAKRQAVTNSANTFYATKRLIGRRFDDPEVKKDITNLSYKVVKASNGDAWVSSTDGKVYSPSQIGAFILIKMKETAEAYLNTPVKNAVVTVPAYFNDSQRQATKDAGQIAGLNVLRVINEPTAAALAYGMDKTEDKIIAVYDLGGGTFDISILEIQKGVFEVKSTNGDTLLGGEDFDNHIVNFLVSEFKKDSGIDIRKDNIAMQRLKEAAEKAKCELSSSQQTDINLPYLTMDAAGPQHMNLKMTRSKLESLVGDLIKRTIQPCQKALSDAEVSKSEIGEVLLVGGMTRMPKVQATVQELFGRQPSRSVNPDEAVAVGAAVQGGVLAGDVTDVLLLDVTPLSLGIETLGGVFTRLISRNTTIPTKKSQVFSTASDGQTQVEIKVHQGEREMANDNKLLGSFTLVGIPPAPRGVPQIEVVFDIDANGIVHVSAKDKGTGKEQQIVIQSSGGLSKDEIENMIKKAEEYATADKQKRELIEIVNQGESIVHDTETKMEEFKSQLPAEECEKLKKEIADLRTLLANKETADLEEVRKATSSLQQSSLKLFELAYKKMSAERESGAGAGSSDSSSSSDTSGEAKKEEKN; this comes from the exons ATGCTGCGCGTACCCAAGTTTCTGCCCCGCCTTGCCCGCCAGGCCGGCGTAGTGCCCTCCAATATTTCCGGGGCTTCTAGCATGTTCCGC AACCTGCCAGGTGCTAGCAATGGTCTATCCTCCCAGCTGCGTTACAA GTCCGGTGAGGTCAAAGGTGCTGTTATTGGCATCGATTTGGGTACCACCAACTCCTGCTTGGCCGTCATGGAGGGCAAGCAGGCCAAGGTGATCGAGAACGCCGAGGGAGCGCGCACCACACCCTCCCACGTCGCCTTCACCAAGGACGGAGAGCGTCTGGTGGGCATGCCCGCCAAGCGCCAGGCTGTGACCAACTCGGCCAACACCTTCTACGCCACCAAGCGTCTGATTGGCAGGCGTTTCGACGATCCCGAGGTGAAGAAGGACATCACCAACCTGTCCTACAAGGTGGTCAAGGCCTCCAATGGCGACGCCTGGGTGTCCTCCACCGACGGCAAGGTTTATTCCCCATCCCAGATCGGTGCCTTCATCCTGATCAAGATGAAGGAGACCGCTGAGGCTTACCTGAACACTCCCGTAAAGAATGCCGTGGTCACCGTGCCCGCTTACTTCAACGACTCCCAGCGCCAGGCCACCAAGGATGCCGGACAGATTGCCGGACTCAATGTGCTGCGCGTGATCAACGAGCCCACTGCTGCCGCTCTGGCCTACGGAATGGACAAGACGGAGGACAAAAT CATTGCCGTTTACGATTTGGGTGGCGGTACCTTCGATATTTCGATCCTGGAGATCCAGAAGGGAGTGTTCGAGGTCAAGTCCACCAACGGAGACACCCTTTTGGGTGGTGAGGACTTCGACAACCATATTGTCAACTTCCTGGTGTCCGAGTTCAAGAAGGATAGTGGAATCGATATCCGCAAGGACAACATTGCCATGCAGCGCCTGAAGGAGGCGGCCGAGAAGGCCAAGTGCGAGCTGTCCTCCTCCCAGCAGACCGACATCAATCTGCCCTATCTGACCATGGATGCCGCCGGTCCCCAGCACATGAACCTGAAGATGACTCGCTCCAAGTTGGAGAGCCTGGTGGGCGATCTGATCAAGCGCACCATCCAGCCATGCCAGAAGGCTCTGTCCGATGCCGAGGTCTCCAAGTCTGAGATCGGAGAGGTTCTGCTGGTTGGCGGTATGACCCGTATGCCTAAGGTGCAGGCCACCGTGCAGGAGCTGTTCGGACGCCAGCCGTCGCGTTCTGTGAACCCCGATGAGGCTGTGGCCGTTGGTGCCGCTGTTCAGGGTGGTGTGTTGGCCGGTGATGTCACCGATGTGCTCCTGCTCGACGTTACCCCCCTGTCGCTGGGTATTGAAACCCTGGGAGGAGTGTTCACCCGCCTGATTTCCCGTAACACCACTATTCCCACCAAGAAGTCGCAGGTCTTCTCGACAGCCAGCGATGGCCAGACCCAGGTGGAGATTAAGGTGCACCAGGGCGAGCGTGAGATGGCCAACGACAACAAGCTCCTTGGTTCCTTCACACTGGTGGGAATTCCGCCAGCACCTCGTGGCGTTCCCCAAATCGAGGTTGTCTTCGACATTGACGCCAACGGCATTGTGCACGTTTCGGCCAAGGACAAGGGAACCGGAAAGGAGCAGCAGATCGTCATCCAGTCCAGCGGTGGTCTGAGCAAGGATGAAATCGAGAACATGATCAAGAAGGCCGAGGAGTACGCCACCGCCGACAAGCAGAAGCGTGAGCTGATCGAAATCGTCAACCAGGGCGAGAGCATAGTCCACGACACCGAGACCAAGATGGAGGAGTTCAAGAGCCAGCTGCCCGCTGAGGAG TGCGAGAAGCTGAAGAAGGAGATTGCTGATCTGCGCACTTTGCTGGCCAATAAGGAGACCGCCGACCTGGAGGAAGTCAGGAAGGCCACCTCCTCGCTGCAGCAGTCGTCCCTGAAGCTCTTCGAGCTGGCCTACAAGAAG ATGTCCGCTGAGCGCGAGAGCGGTGCTGGAGCCGGCTCCTCCGACAGCAGCAGTTCGAGCGACACTTCTGGCGAAGCCAAGAAGGAAGAGAAGAACTAA